In Treponema rectale, a single genomic region encodes these proteins:
- a CDS encoding PrsW family glutamic-type intramembrane protease, producing MLTNAVIYLCFFPMIFFCAVLCLAIKDFKANYGILACVLGLIALVPIEIIQFTVSSNIKFSTASMQLLLKCLVINGLIEEAAKMLVLFALPSKKLTKAVFFWCSALSGLALGCYELFIYLAMDLHFSNAVLRFLTAVIVHSSCAALCGLFVYSVKTKKITVLPFLCAVLFHGTYDYFAGFPKNTPFFYFSFIIILFSIIECRSIYFDRAEDEVSE from the coding sequence ATGTTAACTAATGCAGTAATTTACCTATGTTTTTTTCCGATGATTTTTTTCTGTGCCGTACTTTGTCTTGCCATAAAAGATTTCAAGGCTAACTATGGAATTCTTGCCTGTGTTCTCGGACTTATAGCCCTTGTTCCAATTGAAATAATTCAGTTTACTGTTTCCAGCAACATAAAGTTTTCTACTGCAAGCATGCAGCTGCTTTTAAAATGCCTTGTCATAAACGGTCTTATTGAAGAAGCTGCAAAAATGCTTGTACTGTTTGCACTTCCGTCAAAAAAACTTACAAAAGCAGTTTTCTTCTGGTGCTCTGCCCTTTCCGGACTTGCCCTCGGCTGCTATGAACTTTTTATTTATCTTGCAATGGACCTTCACTTTTCAAATGCAGTGCTCAGATTTTTGACAGCCGTAATAGTTCACTCTTCCTGCGCTGCATTATGCGGACTCTTTGTTTATTCAGTTAAAACAAAAAAAATTACAGTACTTCCTTTCCTGTGTGCAGTTCTTTTTCACGGCACATACGATTATTTTGCAGGATTCCCGAAGAACACTCCCTTCTTTTATTTTTCCTTCATCATAATCCTGTTTTCAATAATCGAATGCCGTTCAATTTATTTTGACAGAGCGGAAGACGAAGTTTCAGAATAA
- a CDS encoding DUF1778 domain-containing protein, translating to MELMQTRKAQEQIFLPILKQAQIDLAENEVLVLSNRDRDLVMAALENPPEPNEALKGLFR from the coding sequence ATGGAACTCATGCAAACAAGAAAAGCACAGGAACAGATTTTCCTTCCAATCTTAAAGCAGGCTCAGATTGACCTGGCTGAAAACGAAGTTCTTGTACTTTCAAATCGCGACAGAGACCTTGTAATGGCTGCTTTGGAAAATCCGCCAGAGCCAAATGAAGCATTAAAAGGTTTGTTCAGATGA
- a CDS encoding HipA domain-containing protein, translated as MEYILNKKNIPILRYSENKGYIEVLQVYNKEHLPVALFLNGKPSSDNLYALNEKMELFLDNRLIPSTRLHFKEALEELEIPSNYELAKKSWFLSLSDQYWICPVELKDKLFWEDINFFTNDYDPAIGLRLTSNSKSLNRNSSSYSPDNVTNGELSKRWFKKDGINYLEKAGTGTEQQEPLNEVLASEICRRLNIAYVPYYLTIRDDKYFCYCPDMIDESTELVPMDAVYQDLRLIDGKFYDYEELIKRCNEVKIPNAEADLLKIILVDYIMANIDRHSYNISFIRDSNTLQWKGIAPVYDTGKSMFLNLLDFEMNMISSGQIGAKPFYGTQSEQISRLPVSKIASAINLENLDGIDDWYTDFLKPLKRLSEEKKTALVKKLRERIEETKSILASYKTEAAGSKEKQSNADLVYSALKRNPKQTKEEVSKATGLSRATITRTYSELEKQGKICRVGSNKTGYWEVF; from the coding sequence ATGGAATACATTCTTAATAAAAAAAATATCCCCATTCTCAGATATTCAGAAAATAAGGGTTACATTGAAGTTCTGCAGGTTTATAACAAGGAACACCTGCCTGTAGCTTTGTTTCTAAATGGAAAACCATCTTCTGATAATCTTTATGCCCTGAATGAAAAAATGGAGCTGTTCCTGGATAACCGTCTCATTCCTTCTACCCGGCTTCATTTTAAGGAAGCACTGGAAGAACTAGAAATACCTTCAAACTATGAACTTGCAAAAAAGAGCTGGTTCTTAAGTCTTTCTGACCAGTACTGGATTTGTCCTGTTGAACTTAAAGATAAACTTTTCTGGGAAGATATTAATTTCTTTACAAATGATTATGATCCGGCAATCGGATTACGCCTTACAAGTAATTCAAAAAGCCTGAATAGAAATTCCAGTTCCTACTCTCCAGATAATGTAACAAACGGTGAACTTTCAAAGCGCTGGTTCAAAAAGGATGGAATCAACTATCTTGAAAAAGCCGGTACCGGAACCGAACAGCAGGAGCCTTTGAATGAAGTTCTTGCTTCTGAAATCTGTAGACGCCTTAATATTGCTTATGTGCCTTATTATCTTACAATTCGTGATGATAAATACTTCTGTTACTGCCCGGATATGATTGATGAATCAACTGAACTGGTTCCAATGGATGCTGTTTATCAGGATTTGCGTTTGATTGATGGAAAATTCTACGACTATGAAGAGCTTATAAAACGCTGCAATGAAGTGAAGATCCCCAATGCGGAGGCGGATTTATTAAAAATCATTCTTGTAGATTATATAATGGCAAACATCGACCGCCATTCCTACAACATCAGCTTTATAAGGGATTCAAATACACTTCAGTGGAAAGGCATCGCTCCAGTATACGACACAGGAAAATCCATGTTTCTAAATCTTCTTGATTTTGAAATGAATATGATTTCTTCAGGTCAGATTGGAGCAAAACCTTTTTATGGGACACAGTCAGAGCAGATAAGCAGGCTTCCTGTTTCAAAAATTGCTTCCGCTATTAATCTTGAAAATCTTGATGGAATTGACGACTGGTATACTGATTTCCTAAAACCGTTAAAACGACTTTCAGAAGAAAAAAAGACTGCTCTGGTAAAGAAGCTTCGTGAAAGAATCGAAGAAACAAAATCAATTCTTGCATCGTATAAAACAGAAGCTGCTGGCTCGAAAGAAAAACAGTCGAATGCAGACCTGGTTTATTCAGCGCTAAAACGAAATCCAAAACAGACTAAGGAAGAAGTTTCTAAAGCAACAGGCCTTTCACGAGCAACAATCACACGAACTTACAGCGAACTTGAAAAGCAGGGAAAGATTTGTCGCGTTGGGTCGAATAAGACGGGATATTGGGAGGTGTTTTAA
- a CDS encoding M48 family metallopeptidase, with protein sequence MENLFLYIFFTGAVLKFVTVHFLEYVDYKKRKLHGTEIPSELEGHVDEAVLTKTCSYENAKYFFFIPRSIVFFLLKIFLVCIYFYQDVFATVWNVTQNAYLTIILFEILVSLPGDVLSIPFDLYGEFRIEKKYGFSNMNLRMWIFDGIKSIILGLIMNAILMGAVAFILIHLNQWWWLFVSSVMIIFSLGLSFIYPIFLAPLFNKFTPIEDEELKNRLEALLEKTGFKSSGIYKMDASKRSRHSNAYFTGIGKSKRIVLYDTLIEQLTVDEIEAVLGHELGHYKKHHIIKKMLVSVPFIFAVTFLVSLILKYPPLYTSFGFAPELFKVEGLQSMHPVAALEYAGIFLLGLSLSGFGIFTGLIQNFFSRKDEFEADRFSAEVCNGGEALCTALIKLNKENLSEFVPPDIYCAFYYSHPPLLKRIRAIRQAGSYSETSSSALSK encoded by the coding sequence ATGGAAAATTTATTTTTGTATATTTTTTTTACAGGTGCTGTCTTAAAATTCGTAACGGTTCATTTTCTTGAATATGTGGACTATAAAAAAAGAAAGCTGCATGGAACGGAAATTCCTTCTGAACTTGAAGGTCATGTGGATGAAGCTGTTCTGACAAAAACCTGCAGTTATGAAAATGCAAAATACTTTTTCTTCATTCCAAGAAGCATAGTTTTCTTTTTGCTTAAGATTTTTCTTGTCTGCATTTATTTTTATCAGGATGTTTTTGCCACTGTCTGGAATGTAACGCAGAATGCATATCTTACGATAATTCTTTTTGAAATTTTAGTCTCACTTCCGGGGGATGTTTTAAGCATTCCTTTTGATCTGTACGGAGAATTCCGCATTGAAAAAAAATACGGCTTCAGCAACATGAATCTCCGCATGTGGATTTTCGACGGAATTAAATCAATTATTCTCGGCCTCATTATGAATGCAATACTTATGGGAGCGGTTGCATTTATTTTAATTCATTTGAACCAGTGGTGGTGGCTGTTTGTAAGTTCGGTGATGATTATTTTCAGCCTGGGCTTAAGCTTTATCTATCCGATTTTTCTTGCACCTTTATTTAACAAATTTACGCCGATTGAAGATGAAGAATTAAAAAACCGTCTGGAAGCCCTTCTTGAAAAAACAGGTTTTAAATCCAGCGGAATATATAAAATGGATGCTTCAAAGCGCAGCCGTCATTCTAATGCTTATTTTACCGGAATCGGAAAATCAAAACGAATCGTTCTGTATGATACGCTTATTGAACAGCTTACAGTTGATGAAATCGAAGCCGTACTTGGTCATGAACTTGGACATTATAAGAAACATCATATAATTAAAAAAATGCTTGTTTCTGTTCCGTTTATTTTTGCCGTTACATTTTTAGTTAGCCTGATTTTAAAATATCCGCCGCTTTACACAAGTTTTGGTTTTGCTCCTGAACTGTTTAAGGTTGAAGGCCTGCAGTCAATGCATCCGGTTGCAGCTCTTGAATATGCAGGAATATTTTTGCTGGGACTTTCTCTTTCGGGCTTTGGAATTTTTACAGGACTGATTCAGAACTTTTTCAGCAGAAAAGATGAATTTGAGGCAGACCGTTTTTCTGCAGAAGTATGTAATGGAGGGGAAGCTCTCTGTACGGCACTTATAAAATTGAATAAAGAGAACTTAAGCGAATTCGTTCCACCGGATATTTACTGTGCATTTTATTACAGTCATCCGCCGCTTTTAAAACGAATCCGCGCTATAAGGCAAGCCGGCAGTTATTCTGAAACTTCGTCTTCCGCTCTGTCAAAATAA
- a CDS encoding helix-turn-helix domain-containing protein, translating into MDTMDNLCTAKELAEKWGVTVRMVTLMCTEGKIPGAKKFGNSWVIPKDTEKPLDGRTKEAKESR; encoded by the coding sequence ATGGATACAATGGATAATCTATGTACAGCTAAGGAACTTGCCGAAAAATGGGGAGTTACTGTACGAATGGTTACTCTAATGTGTACCGAAGGGAAGATACCAGGTGCAAAAAAATTTGGAAACAGCTGGGTTATTCCCAAGGATACGGAAAAACCGTTGGATGGACGGACTAAAGAAGCAAAAGAATCCAGGTAA
- a CDS encoding DUF4391 domain-containing protein, which translates to MLNLPEVTELQKALPKVQIYRKFELTNAQQTKFDADISRIDIVNEVSSRTIPAIQEGQKIKSFYLLSVTLKTKDYEPKNIERIAKLIPQNLIFALQFEEEIQLAVFCEKLFTTEWMPETKASIEISGLNFDDVWENIIKKIEGGEWNNDLTLEENIEIKEKQEKLQKEIERLEKLARKEVQPKKKFELVNQKKKLEEELKKL; encoded by the coding sequence ATGCTTAATCTCCCGGAAGTTACTGAATTACAGAAGGCTTTACCTAAAGTCCAGATATACAGAAAGTTTGAACTTACAAATGCGCAACAGACAAAGTTTGATGCTGACATAAGCCGCATTGATATTGTAAACGAAGTAAGTAGCAGAACTATTCCTGCAATACAGGAAGGACAGAAAATAAAAAGCTTTTATCTTTTGAGCGTTACTCTTAAGACAAAAGACTATGAGCCAAAGAATATTGAACGAATTGCAAAACTGATTCCGCAGAATCTTATTTTTGCATTACAGTTTGAAGAAGAGATTCAGCTGGCAGTCTTTTGTGAAAAGCTCTTTACTACTGAATGGATGCCGGAAACAAAAGCTTCAATTGAAATTTCTGGTTTGAACTTTGATGATGTTTGGGAAAATATCATCAAAAAGATTGAAGGCGGCGAATGGAATAACGACCTTACTCTTGAAGAAAATATAGAGATAAAGGAAAAGCAGGAAAAGCTGCAAAAAGAAATTGAGCGGCTTGAAAAACTTGCACGTAAGGAAGTTCAACCTAAAAAGAAGTTTGAACTGGTGAACCAGAAAAAAAAATTGGAAGAAGAATTAAAAAAGTTATAA
- a CDS encoding TetR/AcrR family transcriptional regulator — MAVLVEHSKRKREILEKSLDLFIEEGYEDVTFQKIADRCGITRTTLYIYFKNKREIFIYSIKQITENLEKALLKIIKDESMSSIDCLYKTFETILEEIESNAQLFKILLIYLIQLQKSGVDVDERVTRRVIRVQHLLSTIVIRGQKRGEIKQMPVKEINDLLYSQMECAVFRLAVLGRTKLTGIREMVKYLIDGIKV; from the coding sequence ATGGCAGTCTTAGTAGAACACAGTAAGCGTAAACGTGAAATTCTGGAAAAGTCTCTGGATCTTTTTATTGAAGAAGGCTATGAAGACGTAACATTCCAAAAAATTGCAGACCGTTGCGGAATCACAAGAACTACCCTCTATATTTACTTCAAGAATAAAAGGGAAATCTTTATTTACAGCATAAAGCAGATAACAGAAAATCTCGAAAAGGCACTTTTAAAAATAATAAAAGATGAATCAATGTCATCCATCGACTGTCTGTATAAAACTTTCGAAACCATACTTGAAGAAATTGAATCAAATGCACAGCTCTTTAAGATTCTTCTTATCTATCTTATCCAGCTGCAGAAAAGCGGCGTTGATGTTGACGAAAGAGTTACACGCCGTGTCATAAGAGTTCAGCATTTACTGAGTACAATTGTAATCCGCGGTCAGAAACGTGGAGAAATAAAACAGATGCCGGTAAAAGAAATAAACGATCTTCTTTACAGTCAGATGGAATGTGCTGTATTCCGTCTGGCAGTTCTCGGAAGAACAAAACTTACCGGAATACGCGAAATGGTCAAATACCTTATCGATGGAATAAAAGTATAA
- a CDS encoding THUMP domain-containing class I SAM-dependent RNA methyltransferase produces the protein MNTFVALCAVGAEKILGNELKHLGFQLVQGNTPGRVTFTGNDDALYLSNYSLRTSDRVYIQMAKYEASDFDALFDGCYRINWQDYFKKDVRVIVDKVRSHKSKLNSEHSIQGMIQKAIYKKLGSIWHITTLPESGSECDVRVYLENNIVTILLDTSGEALHKRGYRTDGGIAPLRETTAAVLIQEMMWRRKTALHDPFCGSGTIAIEANLYAHNIAPGLGRHFAYENLAIYNQQRAVEIKKQLAEQIRTDVECRITGSDIDPVAVERAKLNAEHSCVAAGRALQMIGSDAKIERPEFIVSDFSDLEAPYETGLLLCNPPYGERIGDIQEAEMLYTKMANLFTDFKGWNMGIITSQKTFEQCIGKRAVSSKTLKAGNLDTVLYKY, from the coding sequence ATGAATACTTTTGTGGCATTATGCGCAGTGGGCGCTGAAAAGATTTTAGGAAACGAACTCAAGCACCTGGGATTTCAGCTTGTACAGGGCAATACTCCGGGACGCGTTACTTTTACCGGCAACGACGATGCCCTTTACCTTTCTAACTATTCCCTTAGAACAAGCGACCGCGTTTATATTCAGATGGCAAAGTACGAAGCCTCAGATTTTGATGCTCTTTTTGACGGCTGCTACAGAATCAACTGGCAGGATTACTTTAAAAAAGATGTACGCGTAATAGTAGATAAAGTCCGCAGTCACAAAAGCAAACTCAACAGTGAACACAGCATTCAGGGAATGATTCAGAAAGCAATCTACAAAAAACTGGGTTCAATCTGGCACATCACAACACTTCCGGAAAGTGGTTCAGAGTGTGATGTACGAGTCTATCTTGAAAACAATATCGTAACCATTCTTCTTGATACCAGCGGCGAGGCCCTTCACAAAAGAGGTTACCGTACAGACGGTGGAATTGCACCTTTGCGCGAAACAACAGCCGCAGTTCTTATTCAGGAAATGATGTGGAGAAGAAAGACAGCCCTTCACGATCCATTCTGCGGAAGCGGAACTATCGCAATCGAAGCAAATCTTTATGCCCACAACATTGCACCTGGACTTGGACGCCACTTTGCATACGAAAATCTGGCAATCTATAATCAGCAGCGGGCAGTTGAAATAAAAAAACAGCTTGCAGAACAGATCCGCACAGATGTTGAATGCCGCATTACCGGAAGTGACATTGACCCTGTTGCAGTAGAAAGGGCAAAACTGAATGCAGAACATTCCTGTGTAGCAGCCGGCCGTGCACTTCAGATGATAGGAAGCGATGCAAAAATAGAACGCCCGGAATTCATCGTTAGTGATTTTTCTGATCTTGAAGCCCCATACGAAACAGGACTCCTTCTGTGCAACCCTCCTTATGGAGAACGAATCGGTGACATTCAGGAAGCAGAAATGCTCTACACAAAAATGGCAAACCTTTTTACAGATTTCAAAGGCTGGAACATGGGAATCATTACCAGTCAGAAAACCTTTGAACAGTGCATCGGAAAACGTGCCGTCTCTTCAAAGACCCTGAAGGCAGGCAATCTCGACACAGTTCTTTATAAATATTGA
- a CDS encoding helicase-related protein: MELIDNINKTLALDLKETIKPSSKISIAASCFSIYAYQELKEQLENIDQLQFIFTSPTFTTEKAKKEKREFYIPKLNRERSLYGTEFEVKLRNELSQKAIAKECAEWIKNKAVFKSNQTNQNMSGFVNVDDTSYMSIQGFTTVDLGCEKGNNAYNIVNKIEAPLSNAYLQLFDQLWNDKEKLQEVTDVVIENITAAYNENAPEFLYFVTLYNIFNEFLEDINEDVLPNEATGFKNTKIWNKLYNFQKDAVLAIINKLEKFNGCILADSVGLGKTFTALAVIKYYECRNKNCLVLCPKKLTNNWNTYKDNYINNPIAEDRMNYTVLYHTDLNRTYGTSNGIDLARIRWDNYDLVVIDESHNFRNGGKLELDDEEDEKFNRYAVLMRNVIRKGVRTKVLMLSATPVNNRFNDLKNQLALAYEGNENNINDKLNITKPLSDVFRNAQKAFNKWSEYPEKERTTENLLQMLDFDFFEILDSVTIARSRKHIQKYYDTSAIGTFPKRNPPESVSTPLTDLPNAVTYNEIFDHLMKLYLSVYTPSLYILPSKLSKYTDMFDDEKVIGITQIGREQGIKRLTAINLMKRMESSVYSFRLTLERINEQITETIRTIERYRTNKVNGEMDVTDISDSIDDLDSEDMNDIFSIGRKVRIDLADMDYLSWKQSLEHDKEIFDLLDSLVLDITPEHDLKLQELIRKIKYKIEHPINEGNKKVIVFSAFSDTAEYLYQNISGVLKNEYNINTALITGNVDGKTTIEKLPRDLNTVLTCFSPISKDRDILFEKNPGDIDVLIATDCISEGQNLQDCDYLINYDIHWNPVRIIQRFGRIDRIGSKNAVIQLVNFWPDISLDEYINLKARVETRMKIVDMTATGDDNIIDPEQQKDMEYRKAQLQRLKDEVVDMEDMTSGISIMDLGLNEFRLDLLQYIKDGHSVEHTPFGLHAVVQKTDELPEGIIFVLKNRSNSVNIKNQNRLHPFYMIYIRNDGGIEINHLDAKKLLDTVRLLCREKSEPIKNLCDAFNKETKNGRNMKDCSRLLSEAIDSIIENKEISDIDSFLSGNTVDFKHTQIKGLDDFELICFFVVKGE, from the coding sequence GTGGAACTTATAGATAACATAAATAAAACTCTTGCATTAGATTTAAAGGAGACCATAAAACCTAGTAGTAAAATCTCCATCGCAGCAAGCTGTTTTTCTATTTATGCTTATCAGGAATTAAAAGAGCAACTAGAAAATATTGACCAGCTGCAGTTTATTTTTACTTCACCTACATTTACAACAGAAAAAGCAAAAAAAGAAAAGCGTGAGTTTTATATCCCTAAACTTAATCGTGAGCGCAGCCTTTATGGAACTGAGTTTGAAGTAAAACTACGTAATGAACTTTCTCAGAAAGCTATTGCTAAAGAATGTGCTGAATGGATAAAAAATAAAGCTGTATTCAAGTCAAATCAGACAAATCAAAACATGTCTGGTTTTGTTAATGTTGATGATACAAGTTATATGTCAATTCAGGGCTTTACGACTGTTGATTTGGGATGTGAAAAAGGAAACAATGCTTACAACATTGTAAACAAAATTGAAGCTCCATTAAGTAATGCTTATCTTCAACTTTTTGACCAGCTCTGGAATGATAAAGAAAAGCTGCAGGAAGTAACTGATGTTGTTATTGAAAATATTACTGCTGCATATAACGAAAACGCACCTGAGTTTCTTTACTTTGTAACTCTGTACAACATTTTTAATGAGTTCCTTGAAGACATAAACGAAGATGTTTTACCTAATGAGGCTACTGGATTTAAGAATACTAAAATCTGGAACAAGCTTTATAATTTTCAGAAGGATGCTGTTCTTGCAATTATCAATAAGCTTGAAAAGTTTAATGGCTGTATTCTTGCTGATAGTGTCGGTCTTGGTAAAACTTTTACGGCTCTTGCTGTTATAAAATATTATGAGTGCCGCAATAAAAACTGTCTGGTGCTTTGTCCTAAAAAGCTTACTAATAACTGGAATACTTACAAAGATAACTACATTAACAATCCGATTGCAGAAGACCGTATGAATTATACTGTTCTTTATCATACAGACTTGAACAGAACTTATGGTACTTCTAACGGTATAGATCTGGCTCGTATTCGTTGGGATAACTACGATTTAGTTGTAATTGATGAATCTCATAATTTCCGTAATGGCGGTAAGCTTGAACTTGATGATGAAGAAGACGAAAAGTTCAACCGATATGCTGTTCTTATGCGTAATGTTATTCGCAAAGGTGTTAGAACAAAAGTTCTTATGCTTTCTGCTACTCCAGTAAATAACCGCTTTAATGACCTTAAGAATCAGCTGGCTCTTGCTTATGAAGGAAATGAAAATAACATCAACGATAAATTAAACATTACCAAGCCTTTATCTGATGTTTTTAGAAATGCTCAAAAGGCATTTAATAAATGGAGTGAATATCCAGAAAAAGAAAGAACAACAGAAAATCTTTTACAGATGCTTGATTTTGACTTCTTTGAAATTCTGGACAGCGTAACAATAGCACGTTCAAGAAAACATATTCAAAAGTATTATGATACTTCTGCAATTGGAACTTTCCCTAAACGAAATCCACCGGAATCTGTTTCTACTCCATTAACTGATTTACCAAATGCGGTAACTTACAATGAAATCTTTGACCATTTAATGAAGCTGTATCTTTCTGTCTATACGCCTTCTTTGTATATTTTGCCAAGTAAGCTTTCTAAATATACTGATATGTTTGATGATGAAAAGGTCATCGGCATTACACAAATAGGACGCGAGCAGGGTATCAAACGGCTTACCGCAATTAATTTGATGAAGCGTATGGAAAGCTCCGTTTATTCTTTTAGATTGACTCTTGAGAGAATAAATGAACAAATAACAGAAACAATCCGCACAATTGAACGATATAGGACAAACAAAGTTAATGGCGAGATGGATGTTACAGATATTTCTGATTCTATTGATGATTTAGATTCAGAAGATATGAATGACATTTTCTCCATTGGCAGAAAAGTAAGAATCGACCTTGCGGATATGGATTATCTGTCGTGGAAACAGTCTTTGGAACACGACAAAGAAATCTTTGACCTTCTGGATTCTCTTGTTCTTGATATTACTCCTGAACATGATCTTAAGCTGCAGGAATTAATTAGAAAGATAAAATATAAAATTGAACATCCTATTAATGAAGGAAACAAAAAAGTAATTGTTTTTTCGGCATTCTCTGATACAGCAGAATATCTTTACCAGAATATTTCAGGAGTACTCAAGAATGAATACAATATAAATACTGCACTTATTACAGGAAATGTTGACGGAAAGACTACTATAGAAAAACTGCCAAGAGATTTGAACACTGTTCTTACTTGCTTCTCTCCAATTTCAAAAGACAGAGATATTTTATTTGAAAAGAATCCTGGTGATATTGATGTACTTATTGCAACAGACTGTATTTCTGAAGGTCAGAACTTGCAGGACTGTGATTATCTTATAAACTATGATATTCACTGGAACCCTGTTCGCATTATACAGCGCTTTGGACGAATTGATCGTATTGGTAGTAAGAACGCAGTTATTCAGCTTGTAAACTTCTGGCCTGATATTTCTCTTGATGAATATATAAATCTTAAAGCTCGTGTAGAAACACGAATGAAGATTGTTGATATGACAGCAACTGGAGATGATAACATTATTGATCCAGAGCAGCAGAAAGACATGGAATACAGAAAAGCCCAGCTGCAGCGTTTAAAAGATGAAGTTGTAGATATGGAAGATATGACTTCTGGAATTTCAATAATGGACCTGGGCTTAAATGAATTCAGACTGGACTTGCTGCAATATATTAAAGACGGACATTCAGTTGAGCATACTCCATTTGGGCTTCATGCTGTTGTGCAAAAAACAGATGAACTGCCGGAAGGAATAATTTTTGTATTAAAAAATCGTTCCAATTCTGTAAACATAAAAAACCAGAACAGACTCCATCCTTTCTATATGATTTACATTAGAAATGATGGCGGAATTGAAATAAATCATCTGGATGCAAAAAAGCTTTTGGATACTGTAAGGTTGCTTTGTAGAGAAAAATCAGAACCTATAAAAAATCTTTGTGATGCATTTAATAAAGAAACAAAGAACGGCCGCAATATGAAAGACTGTTCCCGCTTACTCAGTGAAGCAATTGATTCGATTATTGAAAATAAAGAAATTAGTGATATCGATTCTTTCTTGAGTGGTAATACAGTAGACTTTAAACATACACAAATTAAAGGCTTGGATGATTTTGAATTAATCTGCTTCTTTGTTGTAAAGGGAGAATAG